The following nucleotide sequence is from Schistocerca cancellata isolate TAMUIC-IGC-003103 unplaced genomic scaffold, iqSchCanc2.1 HiC_scaffold_814, whole genome shotgun sequence.
agaactgcctttgcacggagtgctgcctttgcaggcagtgctgccttcgcaaggagtgctcccttcgcaaggagtgctgccttagcaaggagtgctgccttcgcaaagagtgctgccttcgcaaaaagtgctgccttcgcaaggagtgcagccatcccacgaagtgcagccatcgcaaggagtgcagccatcgcaaggagtgcagccctcgcaaggagtgcagccttcgcaaggagtgcagccttcgcaaggagtgaagccttcgcaaggtgtgcagccttcgcaaggagtgcagccttcgcaaggagtgcagccttcgcaaggcgtgcagccttcgcaaggagtgcagcctgcgcaaggagtgcagccttcgcaaggagtgcagcattcgcatggaatgcagccttcacacggaatacagcctttgcaaggtgtgctgcattcgcaaggacagtagccttcgaatggggtgcagcattcacacggaatatagcctttgcaaggagtgcagccttcgaacagggtgaagcctttgcgaggagggcagccttcgcatggagtgcagccttcgcatggagtgcagccttcgcatggggtgcagccttcgcatggagagcagccttcgcaaggagtgcagccttcgcaaggagttcagccttcgcaaggagtgcaaccttcgcaaggagtgcagccttcgctatgagtgcagccttcgcaatgagtgcagccttcgcaaggagtgcagccttcgcaaggagtgcagccttcggaaggagtgcagccttcgcaaggagtgcagccttcgcaaggagagcagccttcgcaaggagtgcagccttcgcaaggagtgcagccttcgcaaggagtgcagccttcgcaaggagtgcagccttcgcaacgagtgcagtcttcgcaaagagtgcagccttcgcaaggagtagagccttcgcaaggagtgcagccttcgcaagtagtgcaggattcgcaaggagtgcagccttcacaacgagtacagccttcgcaaggagtgcagccttcgcaaggagtgcagccttcgcaaggagtgcagccttcgcaaggagtgcagccttcgcaaggagtgcagttttcgcaaggagtgcagccttcgcaaggagtgcagccttcgcaaggggtgcagccttcgcaaggggtgcagccttcgcaaggagggcagtcttcgcaaggagtgcagcctttgcatggagtgcagccttcgcaaggagtgtagccttcgcaaggtgtgcagccttcgcaaggagtgcagccttcgcaaggagtgcagccttcgcaaggagtgcagccttcgcaaggagtgcagccttcgcaaggagtgcagccttcgcaaggagtgcagtctTCACAAGgaatgcagcctttgcaaggagtgcagccttcgcaaggagtgcatccttcgcaaggagtgcagccttcgcaaggagagcagccttcgcaaggagtgcagccttcgcaaggagtgcagccttcgcaaggagtgcagccttcgcaaggagtgcagccttcgcaaggagtgcagccttcgcaaggagtgcagccttcgcaaggtgtgcagcgttcgcaaggagtgcagccttcgcaaggagtgcagcctaagcaaggagtgcagccttcgcaaggagtgcagccgtcgcaaggagtgcaaccttcgcaaggagtgcagccttcgcaaggagtgcagccttcgcaaggagtgcagccttcgcaattattgcagccttcgcaaggtgtgcagccttggcaaggagtgcagccttcgcaaggagttcagccttcgcatggagtgcagccttcgaacagagtgaagcctttgcgaggagggcagccttcgcatggagtgcagccttcgcatggagagcagccttcgcatggagtgcagccttcgcatggcgtgcagccttcgcatggagtgcagccttcgcatggagtgcagccttcgcatggagtgcagccttcgcaaggagtgcagccttcgcaaggagtgcagccttcgcaaggagtgcagccttcgcaaggagtgcagccttcgcaaggagtgcaaccttcgcaaggagtgcagcctccgcaaggagtgcagccttcgcaaagagtgcagccttcgcaaggagtgcagccttcgctcggagtgcagccttcgcaaggagttcagccttcgcaaggaatgcagccttcgcaaggactgcagccttcgcaaggagtggagccttcgcaaggagtgcagccttcgcaagtagtgcagccttcgcaaggagtgcagccctcgcaaggagtacagccttcacaaggagtgcagccttcgcaaggtgtgcagccttcgcaaggagtgcagccttcgcaaggggtgcagccttcgcaaggagtgcagccttcgcaaggagtgcagccttcgcaaggagtgcagccttcgcaaggagtgcagccttcgcaaggagtgcagccttcgcaaggtgtgcagccttcgcaaggagtgcagccttcgcaaggagtgcagcctaagcaaggagtgcatccttcgcaaggagtgctgccttcgcaaggattgctgccttcgcaaggagtgctgcctccgcaaggagtgctgcctccgcaaggagtgctgccttcgcaaggagtgctgccttcgcaaggagtgctgccttcgcatggagtgctgccttcgcatggagtgctgccttcgcatggagtgctgccttcgcatggagtgcatccttcgcaaggagtgctgccttcgcatggagtgctgcctttgcatggagtgctgcctttgcatggtgtGCTGCCttttcatggagtgctgccttcacatggagtgctgccttcgcaaggagtgctaccttcgcaaggagtgctgcattcgcaaggagtgctgcattcgcaaagaTTACTTCCTTCGCAagtgcctacgcaaggagtgctgctttcgcaaggggtgctgcctttgcacggagtgctgccttcacatggagtgcatccttcgcaaggagtgctgccttcgcacggagtgctgccttcgcacagagtgcatcattcgcaaggagtgctgccttcgcacggagtgctgccttcgcacagagtgcagccttcgcacgtagtgcttccttcgcaaggagtgcttccttcgcaaggagtgctgccttcgcaagggttgctgccttcgcaagggttacTGCCttggcaaggattgctgccttcgcatgcagtgcagccttcacacgttgtgctgccttcgcacggagtgctgcctaagcacagactgctggcgtcgcagggagtgctgccttcgctaggggtgctgtcttcgcagggagtgctgccttcccaatgggaggtgccttcgcaaggaatgctgccttcgcaagtagtgatgccttcgcacagagtgctgccttcacagggaatgctgccttcgtaagaagtgctgccttcacaaagggtgcagcctttgctaggagcgctgctttcgcaaggagtgctgccttagcaatgggtggtgcctccgcaaggagtgcagctttcgcaaggagtgcagccttagcatggagtgcatccttcgcacgtagcactgccttcgcacggagtgctgcctttgcaggcagtgctgccttcgcaaggagtgcgcccttcgcaaggagtgctgccttagcaaggagtgctgccttcgcaaagagtgctgccttcgcaaggagtgctgccttcgcaaggagtgcagccatcccacgaagtgcagccatcgcaaggagtgcagccttcgcatggagtgcagccttcgcatggggtgcagccttcgcatggagagcagccttcgcaaggagtgcagccctcgcaaggagttcagccttcgcaaggagtgcagccttcgcaaggagtgcagccttcgcaatgagtgcagccttcgcaaggagtgcagccttcgcaaggagtgcagccttcgcaaggagtgcagccttcgcaaggagtgcagccttcgcaaggagtgcagccttcgcaaggagagcagccttcgcaaggagtgcagccttcgcaaggagtgcagccttcgcaaggaatgcagcctttgcaaggagtgcagccttcgcaaggagtagagccttcgcaaggagtgcagccttcgcaagtagtgcagccttcgcaaggagtgcagccctcgcaaggagtacagccttcgcaaggagtgcagccttcgcaaggagtgcagccttcgcaaggagtgcagccttcgcaaggagtgcagccttcgcaaggagtgcagccttcgcaaggagtgcagccttcgcaaggagtgcagccttcgcacggagtgcagccttcgcacggagtgcagccgtcgcacggagtgcagccttcgcacggagtgcagccttcgcacggagtgcagccttcgcaaggagtgcagccttcgcaaggggtgcagcctttgcaaggagtgcagccttcgcaaggagtgtagccttcgcaaggtgtgcagccttcgcaaggagtgcagccttcgcaaggagtgcagccttcgcaaggagtgcagccttcgcaaggagtgcagccttcgcaaggaatgcagccttcgcaaggagtgcagccttcgcaaggagtgcatccttcgcaaggagtgcagccttcgcaaggagtgcagccttcgcaaggagtgcagccttcgcaaggagtgcagccttcgcaaagagtgctgccttcgcaaggagtgcagccttcgcaaggagtgcagcattcgcatggaatgcagccttcacacggaatacagcctttgcaaggtgtgcagccttcgcaaggagtgcagccttcgcaaggagtgcagccttcgcaaggagtgcagtcttcgcaaggagttcagccttcgcaaggagtgcagccttcgcaaggagtgcagccttcgcaaggagtgcagccttcgcaaggagtgcagccttcgcaaggagtgctgccttcgcaaggagtgctgccttcgcaaggagtgctgccttcgcaaggagtgctgccttcgcaaggagtgctgccttcgcaaggagtgctgccttcgcaaggagtgctgccttcgcacggagtgcatccttcgcaaggagtgctgccttcgcacggagtgctgccttcgcaaggagtgcagccttcccaaggagtgcagccttagcacggagtgcagccttcgcacggagtgcagccttcgcaaggagtgctgccttcgcaaggagtgctgccttcgcaaggagtgcttccttcgcaaggagtgcagctttcgcacggggtgctgtctttgcaaggagtgctgccttcgctgtcTTTGCAATGTGTGttgtctttgcaaggcgtgctcACTTATCAAGTCGTGCTGTTTCGGCaaagcgtgctgtcttggcaaggcgtgcggtCTTTGAAGGTGTGCTGTCTTTTCAAGGTGAGCTGTCTTTGCAAGCTGTGCTGCTTTCTTAATGCGTGCTGTTTTGGCAATGTCTGCATCCTTGGCAGGGCgttctgtcttggcaaggtgtgctgtcttagcAAGCCATGCTTCCTTAGCAAGGCGTGCCATCTTCACCAGGCGTGCTAtcttcgcaagctgtgctgcctttACAACGAATGCTgttttggcaaggtgtgctgtcttggcaaggcgtgctgtcttggcaaggtgtggtgCGTTCGCTAGGCGTGCTGTCTTG
It contains:
- the LOC126143512 gene encoding G2/mitotic-specific cyclin-B3-like, which encodes MGCSLRMESSLRKECSLRKEFSLRKECNLRKECSLRYECSLRNECSLRKECSLRKECSLRKECSLRKECSLRKESSLRKECSLRKECSLRKECSLRKECSLRNECSLRKECSLRKEIRKECSLHNEYSLRKECSLRKECSLRKECSLRKECSLRKECSFRKECSLRKECSLRKGCSLRKGCSLRKEGSLRKECSLCMECSLRKECSLRKVCSLRKECSLRKECSLRKECSLRKECSLRKECSLRKECSLHKECSLCKECSLRKECILRKECSLRKESSLRKECSLRKECSLRKECSLRKECSLRKECSLRKECSLRKVCSVRKECSLRKECSLSKECSLRKECSRRKECNLRKECSLRKECSLRKECSLRNYCSLRKVCSLGKECSLRKEFSLRMECSLRTE
- the LOC126143513 gene encoding uncharacterized protein LOC126143513, producing the protein MECSLRMESSLRMECSLRMACSLRMECSLRMECSLRMECSLRKECSLRKECSLRKECSLRKECSLRKECNLRKECSLRKECSLRKECSLRKECSLRSECSLRKEFSLRKECSLRKDCSLRKEWSLRKECSLRNLRKECSLRKGCSLRKECSLRKECSLRKECSLRKECSLRKECSLRKVCSLRKECSLRKECSLSKECILRKECCLRKDCCLRKECCLRKECCLRKECCLRKECCLRKECCLRMECCLRMECCLRMECCLRMECILRKECCLRMECCLCMECCLCMVCCLFMECCLHMECCLRKECYLRKECCIRKECCIRKDYFLRKCLRKECCFRKGCCLCTECCLHMECILRKECCLRTECCLRTECIIRKECCLRTECCLRTECSLRT